GGCGGCAGCAACGGGTCCGGGGTGCGGAGGCAGGAAGGCGTGCGTCACGGACAGGCCAGCCAGCAACGGAAGTGCATACAGTGCCAGCGACTTACCGCCGCGAACAGCAGCGACGTAAACCAACGGCGCCAGGACGAAGATGCCGATATCGAAGAACACCGGGATACCCAGCACAAAGCCGGTGATACCCATGGCGAGTGGAGTGCCCTTTTCGCCGAAGATCTTCACGAGCCTGCCGAGCAGCACTTCCGCGCCACCAGAGCGTTCGAGGATGGCACCGAGCACCGTACCAAGGCCGATGATCACTGTGATGTGGCCAAGGATGCCGGCGAAGCCCTTCTCAATCAGGGCGTCACTGCTCTTGGTGGCCGAGCCGACCAGCGCCTCCACTGAGACCCCACCCACCAAAGCCACGATCACGCCGGTTCCCACGAGGGCGATGAACGGTTCGAGCTTGACCTTGATGATCAGGAACAGCAGGAGGGCGATGCCCGCGCCTGCCAGGAGGAGCAGGCCGGCGGTGTCGTGCCGCAGCCATTCGAGGAATTCATTCATGGGCGTTTCTTTCTGGGTAAGTCCTACTTGAGGGTGCCGGTAAATGCGGCGGCACGGGCCGCGATGTCTGCCCAGTTGCCTGCAGCGACAGCTGCGGGCGGGACCACGCTGGTGCCACAGCAGACTGCGGCAGCACCGGCGTCGAGGTAGCTCTTGGCGTTGGAGGCGTCGATGCCTCCCGAAGGCAACAAGCGGATGCCCGGGTAGGGGCCCTGCAGGTCCTTTAGGTATGCCGGGCCGAGCTGCCGGGCAGGGAAAATCTTGACGACGCCGGACCCCAGGTCCAGGGCTTGCGCTACTTCGGTGGGCGTCATGGCTCCGAGGCTGAAGGGAATTCCAGCGGCCACGGCCACTGCGGCAACTTCGGGTCGGAGGCCGGGCGTCACCAGGAACTGCGCACCGGCGTCGATCGCGGCGCGGGCTTGGTCTGCGGTCATGACCGTGCCAATTCCGACGGCGGCACCATGGTCCGCCGCGGTCTCGGCGGCCCGCTTGACATGCTTGAGCGCATCCGGGGTGGTGAACGTCAGTTCGACGCTGCGGATGCCGCCGTCGGACAGTGCCTTGCAGAGATCCGCGGCGTCCGTGATGGACGGAGCGCGGACCACGGCCAAGGCGCGGTCGGCTTCAAGCTGCTGGAGGAATTGTTCAGGGGTCATGGGGTGGTACTGCTTCCTTTTCCTTCTCGGGTGAGTCCGTCACTGTGTCGGCGCAGGGCCCGGCCGGCGCGGGCGCCGGTGGGCTGGCCGCCGTCGATTGCTGCCGTCCCGTTGACGAATACGTGGTGGATGCCGGTGGCGGCTTGGCGGGGATTCTCGAAAGTGGCTTCGTCCCGGATGGTTTCCGGATCGAACAGCACGACGTCGGCCGCGTAGCCTTCGCGGATCAGGCCCCTATTGTGGAGTTTGAGTCGTGCGGCGGGACGGCCCGTCAGGTGCTGGACGGTCTCCTCAAGGCTCAGCAGTCCAAGGTCGCGGGAGTAGTGGCCGAGGTAGCGCGGGAACGTGCCCCAAGCGCGCGGGTGTGGCTTGGCGCCGACCAGGAGTCCGTCACTGCCGCCGGTGTGCGTGCGGTGTTTCATGATGGCCTGGACGTTTTCTTCGTGACCCACATGTTGCAGGATGCCGGTGCCGAGGCGATCGTCCGTGAGGATCTGCACGAAGACATCGAAAGGCTCTTGGCTGCCCTCAGCGGCGATGTCCTTGATGGTTTTCCCGACGTAGCCGGCGAGCGCCACGTTCTGGACGCCGCTGATTTCCAGCGTGTCCCACTCGGCCACTACGCCATGGCAGCCGTCGGATCCGTAGATCTCCACGGCTTCCCGGATCCGTGCGCGGGTTTCCGGGTCTGCCAGCCGCGCGAGCGTGGCCTCTGTCCCGCCCGAAGAGGCCCAGCTGGGAAGGATCGCCGAGAGCGTGGTGGCCCCGGGGAGGTAGGGGTAAGTGTCCAGGGTGATGTCCACGCCTTGATCCAGGGCTTCGTCGATCAGGTCCAGGAGTTCGCCCGCACGGCCCTTGTTCTCCGCGAAATTCATCGTGGCGTGGGAGAGGTGCAGGGCGCAGCCGGTATCGCGGCTCAGCCCGATCATCTCAGCGTAAGCACCCAGCGCGCCTTTGCCGTAGGAGCGGTGGTGCGGTGCGTAGAAACCGCCCAGTTCGCCCACGGTCCGGCAGAGTCCGGCCAGTTCCTCGGTCTGCGCGTACATCCCCGGCGTGTAGGTGAGGCCCGAGGACATTCCCACGGCGCCTTCATCCATTGCTGTTCGAATGACGTCCTGCATCTGCTGCTGTTGCTCCGGCGTGGGGTCGCCTTCGGCGAAGCCCATCACCATGGCCCGGACGGTTCCCTGCGGTACAAGGTAGGCGGCGTTGGTTGCGATCCGGCCTGTAGTGCCATCCTCATCGATGACCTCGGAATCCAACCGGTCCAGGTACTCGCGCACGGTCCGCCAGTTCCAGTCGAAGCCTGCCGGGTTGTCGTTCCAGCCGGCGATCTTCTCGCGGACGCCGGCCAGCGTGGCATCATCTACGGGCGCATAGGAAAGGCCGTCCTGTCCCAGCAGTTCCGTGGTGACGCCTTGGCTGAGCTTGGCGTAGTGCTTCCTATTAACAAGCAGCTGCAGGTCAGAGTGGGCGTGCATATCGATGAAGCCAGGACTCAGGACCAGTCCAGTGGCATCGATGATGCGGTCGGCCACGGTTTCGGCCGCGGTGAGGGTTCCGGCGTCGACGACGGCGGCAATCACCGCGCCGTCCAGCAGGACGTCCGCGAGGCGGCGGTCCGCTCCGGTTCCGTCCACCAGGGTGGCGTTGCTGATGAGGGTCTTCATGGTGTGCGTCCTAGAAGAAGGTATGGATGAGGTCGACGACGGTCTGGTCACCGTTGGCCTCGGTATCGGCCAGGACCGGGATGATGGTCCATTTGTCGAACGCGGTGCACGGATGGGACAGGCCCAGCCGGACGACGTCGCCAGGACGAACGGAGGTGGTGTTGGCGTCGAAGGTCATGAAGCTGTGCTGGTCGTTGACGGAGGTGATTTCGGCTCCGACCAGCGGTTCCATGGCTCCGCCCAGCACAGGGCCGATGAGCTGCGGCTCCGGCAGCCCTTCATCGAACGGGAGGTCCCGCTTGCCGGCGTCGAGGATGGCCAAGCCCGGTTCTGTCTGCGAAACAACGCGTGCCCAGCCGTGCATTGCGGCACGGAACGGCTGGTTGCCTTCGCGGGAAAACGGCGAGATTCCGCGGTAGAAACCGTCGTCGTGGATGATGTACGCGCCACTGCGGATCATGAGGTCCACACTGGGGCCACCAGTTTCGGCACCGGTGCTGATGCAGGGAGACAGGACCGTGACTACGTCGTCGAAGTAGGCGCTGCCGCCCGCGGTGATGATGACAAAGCCGGTGCCGTAGAGGTCTCCGGCGAGCAGTTCCTCGTGAAGCAGCCGCATCTGGCCGAGGTAGCCCCGCACAGCGCCCAATCCGGCGTCGTCCGCAGTGTGCGCGAGCGAGCCTTCATATCCGCTGACGCCCACCAAACGCAGGTTCGGTGAGGCGGAGATCGCGCGGGCAACGTCCATGGCAGCGTCGACGCCCCGGGCGCCGGTCCGCCCGCCGTGAGCGCCGAGCTCCACCAGGACATCGAGCACGGCGTCCGCTCCGGACAAGGTGTTGTTGATCAGTTCCACGGTTCCCACGGAGTCCACCCAGGAAAGGATGGGCGCTTGGGCAGTGGCGTTGGCGGCCACCCATTCGATGGCGTGCGGATCCGTGAGGCTGTTGGCGAGTTGCAGGTTCCGCACGCCGAACTCGCGTGCCACCCGGAGCTGCGCGAAGTTGGCCAGGGTGATGCCCCAGGCGCCTCGGTTGAGCTGCTCAGTCCAGAGCTGCGGAGCCATGGTGGTTTTGCCATGCGGGGCCAGCAGCACACCGTGTTCCGCGCACCACTCGGCCAGGCGATCGGCGTTTGCCTGGAGCGCAGAGGCATCGAGTGTCAGCAGTGGCGTCTGGAGGTCGGCCAAGGTGTGCTTGGCGGCGAGGAATTCGGCGTGCGTGATCCCGTTGGCGGTTGCCGGAATGGCCTTGTGCCGCCAATCGAGCTGACGGTCTGCGAGGCCGGCCACGGCGTGTGCCGAAATGGCTTCGGAAGTGTTCACGGGTTCATTCCCTTCGCGGGGCTGCGTTTTTGAAGCTGCGGTGTGGGGCTGTTCTGGGTAGTGTTCTAGCTGCGTTGCGTATTTTGCAACGCTGGTTGCAAACCTGTTGGTGATATGTCTAACATGGTGGCGGATTGAGAGTCAAGACCGCTGAGAAGCGCACAACAAGTGGGAGAACGATGCTGTCAGCTGTATGCGTTGGCGAGACGATGGCCATGCTTACCCCTGCCCAAGCTGTTCCCCTGCACCAAGCCACCGAGCTCCACTGCGGGATCGGCGGTGCAGAGTCGAACGTTGCCATGGGCTTGGCGGCCATGGGCCTGGACACCCACTGGGTCAGCCGGGTGGGCCACGATGGCTTCGGCAGGCGCATTCTTGAGGACCTTCGAGCGCACGGAGTGGGAGTCTCCGGGGTCGAGGTGGACGAGTCCAGACCAACCGGCCTCTACGTGAAGGTCCCCGCCCAGGAAACAGACCCCGACGGCGGCAGTTCAGTTTTGTACTATCGGCAAGGTTCTGCGGCCTCGGCCATGGGACGCGGCACGCTCTCCAATCCCGCTGTTTCCTCGCTGCTGGAGAACGCAGCGCTGATCCACCTGAGTGGTATCACCGCTGCCCTGTCCCCCGGGTGCCTCGATCTGTTGGAAGCCATCCTCACAGCGCCGCGGAACGGCAGGACCATCAGCTTCGACGTGAACTGGCGTGCCGCTCTTTGGGCAGGCCAAGACCGTTCTGTCCTGCAGCGCTTGGCGAACCTGGCCGACGTCGTGCTTGTTGGAAAAGACGAAGCCGCGCACGCCTTCGGCACCACCGATGAAGCCGAACTCCGCCGTTTGATGCCGGACCCAGAGGTGCTGGTCATCAAGAACGAGGCGATCAGCGCGATTTCCCTGACGCGTGGCACGGCTGACTCAAGTGGCACACGGGAAGAGGTCCCCGCACTGTCCGTCGCCGTCGTCGAGCCTGTTGGCGCGGGTGACTCTTTCGCCGCCGGCTACCTCAGCGGCATGCTGTTCGGGCTCGGCCAGAAGGCGAGCCTCCGGCGGGGCCATGTTGCTGCTGCGTGCACGCTGACCGTCCACGGCGATCGCGGCCCGCTGCCCGACGCCGGGCAGCTCGCGGTCATCCTCGATTCTTCGGATGAGGACTGGGCTGCTATCCATGTTGAAGAGGGACATTTCAACACCAGAACCGGAGCGTGACATCTTGAGCCAGAGCCTCATGCGGGCCATCGACCTGCTCGCCGAACTCGCAGCGAAGCCCGCCACCCTTGACGAGCTCTCGTCCAAAGCATCCGTACACAAAACCACCGTGATGCGGCTCCTGCACGCCATGGAGGAGAAGCGGCTTGTGGTGCGCGACGAAGATCAGCGGTTCATGCTCGGCTCCAAGCTGTTCGAACTGTCCTCCCTCGCCCTCGAACAACGGGACATTCGCAAGGTCGCCCACCCGCACCTGGCCGAACTGAACGGCCGCACCGGGCACACCGTGCACCTCGCTGCGTTCGAAGGAAATGAGGTGGTGTATATCGACAAGTTTGAGTCGCACCACCCCGTCCGCATGTACTCGCGCATCGGCCTGACAGCTTCGCTGCACTCGGCCGCTGTGTCGAAAGTCCTCCTCGCCGACATGCCGCGCAGCCGGCAGGAAAAGATCGCGGCGGGGCTGGACTACGTGAAAGTTACCGAGAATACCCTGACCTCGCCGGAGGCCTTGCTGGCCGAACTCGAGCAGGTCAAGGAACAGGGCTGGGCCCACGACAACGCCGAGCACGAAGCGTTCGTGCACTGCATTGCGGCCCCCATCCGCGACGCCTCAGGTGCCGTTGTTGCCGCAGCCTCTTGTTCGGTACCGGTAGTGATGCTCAGCTATGAAGGCTTGCTTGAGCTGCTGCCCGACCTCAAAGCCAGTACCGAGGCCATCTCGAAAGACCTTGGCTGGATCAGCCACGAAAGGAACTCAGCATGAGTGAAAAGACCGTAGTACTGACCGAAAACGCCCCCGCCCCGGCGCACGTATTCTCCCAGGGCATCAAGAAGGGCGGCATGTTCCAGGTTTCCGGCCAGGGCCCCATGGACCCCGCCACCAACCAGTACATCGGCGAGGGCGACGTCCGCGTCCAGACCCGTCGCACGCTGGAGAACGTCAAAGCCATCCTCGAAGCCGGCGGCTCCTCCGTTGAAGACGTCCTGATGTTCCGCGTCTACCTCACCACCCGCGACGATTTCGCCGCCATGAACGAGGTCTACGGTGAGTTCATCCGCGAGAACGTGCCCAGCGGTTTGCTGCCGAGCCGCACCACCGTGTTTGTTGACCTCCCGCACGAGGTCATGCTGGTGGAGATCGACGCCCTGGCCGTTACTGCGTAGCACTGCCTGGCCGCGACGCCCATTTTCGTTTGCGCCACAGTTGCGGGCTGGCGACACCTATATTCAGGCGTCGCCAGCCCGTTTCTGCGTCCCCAGTGAATGTGCGCGGCGTCAGCGCTCACCGCGTCAAAGAAGGTCAGGAAGCCACGCGCCGCACAACCGACGGCGGGACGGCCGGAACCCGCTGGCGCTTGGCATAGATCCGGGCTCGTTGGCTGGACAGAGCCAGGAGCACAAGGATGTCGGTGGCCAGCCCGGACAGGCCGGCCTCAAGCGTGAGGTTGGTGGTTCCAGTGGAGGCGTCGATGGCTTGGGCCACGATCGAGATGGAGCTGAGTCCCATCGCAATCACGCGCGCGCCGTTGCTGCCCAGAAATATCCGCCAGGCAAGGAACACTTCGCCGAGCCCGAAGACCAGGACGATCGCGGCCACGGTGACGATTGCCGCCGTCGTGGTTTGCGGGTCAGGGTTGGCGTCCTCCAAGGTGACGGTGCCGCCCGAGGTCAGCAAAGTGATGGCCAAAGCAAGTGCAGCAAGGGCCCGGATGACCACGAGGAATGCACCCGTCATGGTGGGCGCGGGCCGGCGATCGCGGCTGTCCGTCTGACTGGCGGGTTGGTCAGTGGGGACGAGTACGCTGCACGCGTCGATGATGGGCAGATCGCCGTCTGTGGAGATCGAATCCCCGCCGCCATTTCGCGAGTGATACCCAGTGGAAAAGTCCTTGATGACACGGACGGTCACGGCAGGCTCAGCCTCGGACACCGTCCGCACGATGTGGTCCCGCTCCACGTCGGTATTCTGCTCGATCTTGTGCGTGATCTGGAGGGTGAACAGTGAGAAGCCAACGCTGCGATCGTAAGTGCCGGCGGCAAGCCAATCTACCTTGTGCCCACCGGGCAGCATCCAGCCCTCGGGGCATCGCCAAAAGCGCACATGGTGGCGTTTGCCGGGGTTGCTGTCCACCTCCTGCTGGTAGGCGAAGTCCTGTTGCCGGTCAAAGAGGTAAAGGGGGCTGACGGGAGCTTGGGTGTAGCTCTGCCTCAAAAGAGTAGAGCTCACGATGCGTCGGCTGCTGGCGAAGGTCACGTCGTCCGCGATGGTCCACCCGGCGGCACGCATGATCGCGTGGATCTGCGCCTCGGTGCCCATGAGGGCCACGTTCACCGGATCACCCAGCAGTCCATCACTGGTCCGGGCCCGGCCGATGAAGTAGCCAGGAACGTAAATGGTGGTAAGGATCCGGTGGAGGCGAGGCAACAGCAGGTAGGCAAGGA
This window of the Arthrobacter sp. StoSoilB5 genome carries:
- a CDS encoding Rid family hydrolase, with the protein product MSEKTVVLTENAPAPAHVFSQGIKKGGMFQVSGQGPMDPATNQYIGEGDVRVQTRRTLENVKAILEAGGSSVEDVLMFRVYLTTRDDFAAMNEVYGEFIRENVPSGLLPSRTTVFVDLPHEVMLVEIDALAVTA
- a CDS encoding alanine racemase, translated to MNTSEAISAHAVAGLADRQLDWRHKAIPATANGITHAEFLAAKHTLADLQTPLLTLDASALQANADRLAEWCAEHGVLLAPHGKTTMAPQLWTEQLNRGAWGITLANFAQLRVAREFGVRNLQLANSLTDPHAIEWVAANATAQAPILSWVDSVGTVELINNTLSGADAVLDVLVELGAHGGRTGARGVDAAMDVARAISASPNLRLVGVSGYEGSLAHTADDAGLGAVRGYLGQMRLLHEELLAGDLYGTGFVIITAGGSAYFDDVVTVLSPCISTGAETGGPSVDLMIRSGAYIIHDDGFYRGISPFSREGNQPFRAAMHGWARVVSQTEPGLAILDAGKRDLPFDEGLPEPQLIGPVLGGAMEPLVGAEITSVNDQHSFMTFDANTTSVRPGDVVRLGLSHPCTAFDKWTIIPVLADTEANGDQTVVDLIHTFF
- a CDS encoding LssY C-terminal domain-containing protein, coding for MYKAPSMGVTDSRLDHAFFVLGGAAAVWLAFLLVGESFHLGWGQVWFSVVFWAFLAYLLLPRLHRILTTIYVPGYFIGRARTSDGLLGDPVNVALMGTEAQIHAIMRAAGWTIADDVTFASSRRIVSSTLLRQSYTQAPVSPLYLFDRQQDFAYQQEVDSNPGKRHHVRFWRCPEGWMLPGGHKVDWLAAGTYDRSVGFSLFTLQITHKIEQNTDVERDHIVRTVSEAEPAVTVRVIKDFSTGYHSRNGGGDSISTDGDLPIIDACSVLVPTDQPASQTDSRDRRPAPTMTGAFLVVIRALAALALAITLLTSGGTVTLEDANPDPQTTTAAIVTVAAIVLVFGLGEVFLAWRIFLGSNGARVIAMGLSSISIVAQAIDASTGTTNLTLEAGLSGLATDILVLLALSSQRARIYAKRQRVPAVPPSVVRRVAS
- a CDS encoding D-aminoacylase is translated as MKTLISNATLVDGTGADRRLADVLLDGAVIAAVVDAGTLTAAETVADRIIDATGLVLSPGFIDMHAHSDLQLLVNRKHYAKLSQGVTTELLGQDGLSYAPVDDATLAGVREKIAGWNDNPAGFDWNWRTVREYLDRLDSEVIDEDGTTGRIATNAAYLVPQGTVRAMVMGFAEGDPTPEQQQQMQDVIRTAMDEGAVGMSSGLTYTPGMYAQTEELAGLCRTVGELGGFYAPHHRSYGKGALGAYAEMIGLSRDTGCALHLSHATMNFAENKGRAGELLDLIDEALDQGVDITLDTYPYLPGATTLSAILPSWASSGGTEATLARLADPETRARIREAVEIYGSDGCHGVVAEWDTLEISGVQNVALAGYVGKTIKDIAAEGSQEPFDVFVQILTDDRLGTGILQHVGHEENVQAIMKHRTHTGGSDGLLVGAKPHPRAWGTFPRYLGHYSRDLGLLSLEETVQHLTGRPAARLKLHNRGLIREGYAADVVLFDPETIRDEATFENPRQAATGIHHVFVNGTAAIDGGQPTGARAGRALRRHSDGLTREGKGSSTTP
- a CDS encoding IclR family transcriptional regulator; its protein translation is MLKRDISTPEPERDILSQSLMRAIDLLAELAAKPATLDELSSKASVHKTTVMRLLHAMEEKRLVVRDEDQRFMLGSKLFELSSLALEQRDIRKVAHPHLAELNGRTGHTVHLAAFEGNEVVYIDKFESHHPVRMYSRIGLTASLHSAAVSKVLLADMPRSRQEKIAAGLDYVKVTENTLTSPEALLAELEQVKEQGWAHDNAEHEAFVHCIAAPIRDASGAVVAAASCSVPVVMLSYEGLLELLPDLKASTEAISKDLGWISHERNSA
- a CDS encoding bifunctional 4-hydroxy-2-oxoglutarate aldolase/2-dehydro-3-deoxy-phosphogluconate aldolase, producing the protein MTPEQFLQQLEADRALAVVRAPSITDAADLCKALSDGGIRSVELTFTTPDALKHVKRAAETAADHGAAVGIGTVMTADQARAAIDAGAQFLVTPGLRPEVAAVAVAAGIPFSLGAMTPTEVAQALDLGSGVVKIFPARQLGPAYLKDLQGPYPGIRLLPSGGIDASNAKSYLDAGAAAVCCGTSVVPPAAVAAGNWADIAARAAAFTGTLK
- a CDS encoding sugar kinase codes for the protein MLSAVCVGETMAMLTPAQAVPLHQATELHCGIGGAESNVAMGLAAMGLDTHWVSRVGHDGFGRRILEDLRAHGVGVSGVEVDESRPTGLYVKVPAQETDPDGGSSVLYYRQGSAASAMGRGTLSNPAVSSLLENAALIHLSGITAALSPGCLDLLEAILTAPRNGRTISFDVNWRAALWAGQDRSVLQRLANLADVVLVGKDEAAHAFGTTDEAELRRLMPDPEVLVIKNEAISAISLTRGTADSSGTREEVPALSVAVVEPVGAGDSFAAGYLSGMLFGLGQKASLRRGHVAAACTLTVHGDRGPLPDAGQLAVILDSSDEDWAAIHVEEGHFNTRTGA